AGATAAATCAAACTTTTACATTCTTTTTAGCAACAATGGGTGCTGCATCAGACTAAAGAGGAGAGGGACCTTCCAGTTTATTATTAGTGCTCAGTTCAAAAGCCTGCATCTCTGATGGTATGGGGGTGCATCAGTGCCTATAGCATGGGCAGCTTGCACATCTGGAAAGGCACCATCAATGCTGATGAGCAGCATACGATCCCATTCagattgcatttttttcaagGAAGGCCTtgcatatttcagcaggacaatgctAAACCCTATACTGCATCTATGACATCAGCAAGACTTTGTAGTAGAAGAGCCTGTGTGCTAAACTGGCTTGCCTGCAATCCCGAACTTTCACTGATTGATAATATTTGGCATatcttgaaaagaaaaatatccaGACTCAGGACTTCTGATTGTAAAATATGCCAATTATACAATAAACATGTCCTAATACAAAAAGACTGTGTTTATCATGTTTATCAAAAATAACAGCAGCGATGACTACTGTGCTCATCTGAATCTACCATTCAACAGACGTGTGGCCTTTCATCtctatttgtttagttttaaagttttttttttttaatgaaatattgtCTGTGGATAATTCATAATGTATAAACTCTCCATAATTACCCCCATCACAACTATAgacattttttgcatttcttgGGACAATTGCTATGAAGGAAAGTGTTTTAGTAAATTTTATTATCCACTGCCAATATTTAGCCTTGTCTAAGCTTTATAACAGCTGGCATACATGAATATCTGTGATATTTGTAATTCCAATAATCCAACCAGAATGACTACAGTATAAAATTTGAAAAGTATAGTGTAGAAACTCTATCATGTTGTTACATTTGCCTGAATGTCAGCAAAGGATATTAAATGCCTGTGTCTATAATTGTGTTTTGACTAATAAACATtcagttgccagtttattaaGTACACCTAGCTAAAACTAAAATCAACTGTCACACTCATTCATTATTCCTAAACAGTGTAGTGGTGTAATAGCAAAAatgggaaaaggaaaaacacagagacagagcaatTTCAAGATTGCTTTAgaagatatatagatatatttttttcagatttgaaTATTAATGTCAAAAATACATACTATGATATACAGTTTGCACTACATCATCTTAGCATGACAGATGTCACAAGTAGTAactgaaatattaatttaaatattaaataaactgaTGGTAAGTAAACGGAAAGTGAATGTGTAAACACTAAGGTTACTCTTTCTATTGCAACACTTCCAATAAAGTGGTTCTGTAACAGTACAAAAGTATTAGAATATtactatttttctgtttcatttccagttataatgagaaaaaaatccaCAGTGCACTTGTGATGTTCAGCTGTGATGCTTTGAGTTCAATCGGGTTTGATTGCTTGTTCGACTTCTTTAGTGGTCCATgggatgtgtttttcttttggacGAGGGGGGTGGTGTTGAAGCACAGTCTGCCACCATGGTTCCTCTTCCGTATGCATTTCTTCTGCTCCAAGCTCAGGAATCACAGGGTCTAAGTTGAGTTCACCTTCAGCACAATCTAATCTTCAaggatttcaaataaaaaatctattttacCTTTAAAAGGACCTTGTATTGCATTTATTAAGAAATTACTAAAGAGTAATCATTGTGTCAAGTAAAAGTCCAATCAACATTTCGATTGGAGTACGTCACGTAAAGTAGCCTGAACTCTTCTAAACTGCTTTTGCAGACAGTCACTGGTCTCTACTCTCCTGCCAGACGCTGGAGGGGATACACACAACAGCATGAACAAGAAACCTGTCATATCTGGTAAGGCCTTCTGAGCCAGGAGAACAGGATCTGAAGAATACTCGATAAATATAAACTTTGACCCAACCTCTCTGTTTCAAAATCACTGCACAAGCAAGGTTTCATTTCTGACCAGTCTCCTAGGCTTGTAGCTCCCTCCCCTTTGTCAGTTCTGGGTGACAGAAGGGATGTAATGTAAGATTTTGGGCACAGGCAAGGTGAGTCCTGTTGGCAGCTGCTCTTTTTTCAAATACTAGCCATGGGCTAATGGGCTGACTAAGAATCTGTCACTGGCATTGAGGTGTGATTGAAGCTTCAGTAGTGGCCTGCCCAGTGGAtaagggagggagggagtcAGGTCTCAGCAGCGAGGAGAGAATGGTGGGTCAGTGGGGGAGTCTGTGAAAGACTGGAGCTCGTAGGCAGCACCGCTGTCCACCTCCATGGACTTTCTGGAAAACAGCAGACGGATGTCCCTATGGAGGTAGATCTTCCCAGACTTAGAGCTCTGGAACCTGGTTTGGATGAGGGAgggagacacaaaacaaaggcaGGATGAataaaagggggaaaaaattcactttttcttgacaaagaaaaaataagctATCTCACCTCAGATGAACGAGGTAGCGCAAGGTGCGTCCCTGGCCCAGGGTGAGGGGTTTCCTGCTGGTCTGATTGTTTGAGTCACGGCGGACAGGGACAGAGAAGGTCCTCTGGCGTAGGAAGGTCTGGTGTCCCGCTGGCATAGCTCGTAGGTCATACATCACAACAAACATCTTTACCACTGTCTTATTGGGGTTGAATAAGGTCTGAATGATAAAACCAGAGCACATGGGAGGATTTAGACAGGTTTCGAACTCTGTGACCTGAATTTATCAGACTGAAACAATCTTTACAGAGCCAACAGCAATTTTATATAAACATCATACTGCTCATTTcctaatataaataaaatatataaaggaAAATACTTTCAAACCCATATGCATCAccacaagaaatgaaaaaacaaaacatgcattaGGATCTGTATCAAACAtcagtttttctctttgacCATTAGAGGTCTCCCTTCCCTTTACGCTTCTTGGTGTAACTGGCTCTTTGTTCTCAGTCCACCATGATGCAGATATTTTACAGACACTAAAGAAGTTACAGCTTACCCACAGGTAGAAATATTTCAAAAGAATCTCAACATTTGCACATGAAAATGTGCTTACCACTTGAATGGTTCCTGATGGAGGTACACGGTAGCCCCTTTTCCCCAGGGACTCCAGGTTTATTACACCCTGCGGGAAAATACATGTTAAGCAGTCATACAACAATTATACACACACTGGACATCAGACAGACATAAGTACAGTTCCAGACACCGCTTTTGGCTCAGTCAGGCAGCCTGGAAAAAGAAGAGTAAATTACCGACTGAGTGAAAAGAAGTAATCTCACCATATATGGCGATGGAGCGTTGTCATCAGAGACACTGTAGAATGACACATCCACAGGTAAGGTCAGGTGACTGGGGCAGAAGGACCCGCTGGCTCCAACCTCTGCTGTGAAACCCTCCACTGACCCCAAAGGCTCCAGGCGGTAGTTCAGCACACACTCCTAAGGTAAAAGATCCAACTTTAAACAttcttgttttaatttgtcTCACCACCTGAAAGTTATGTTTTATCCAGTAAGTAAAGTCACTGGACTAATTTGCCAGCAGAATGTACAAGCTATTAGATAAAGGCCACTCCAGATTTTTCCACTTTTGAAAAGTGATGCGACCaaacttttctttgtctttttaatttagAGATGCAAAATGACATGAGTAAAAGTGAGCATTTCAGGAAAACAAttatgtacaaacacaaaatcagttGGAGTGCTGGTGTGTTATACCTCAAAGTTTCCCAGTAGACTGAGATTGGCAGGTGGAGCACTGGCACTGAACAGCTGCTGTGACTCATCCGTGTACCCCTCTCTCTTTGGACACACCCTGAAGAGCGCACACACATGATCAACTTGTTTTGACTGAGCAATGTGTGAAAGGACATCTCAAAGTGCTTACATGACAACATTCCTGGGATGTTTGAATAGGACTGTGATTAGACTAAATGATCTCAGAGtgaattttatttatgtgtaaaCAAAGGCAGTATCAGTGACCTCTGAATGTTTTTAGCCCTGACAACCTGATTCACCAAAGAAGCATCCAGCAGAAAGTATTTTGTGTCCCTTTGGTCACACCTATAAATCTTTAGTcacattgttgttttttaaaatcaagcAAACTGATtagactaaaaaaagaaaatcatgtaTGACAGCATGTACCGTGACTGAAATGAACTTTTGACTCTGACGGCCAAATTCTTGAAACAGATGAGCAACCAGCTACTTCTGCTGTGTGTAGGCAGTATCATAAAGCCAGTTCAGTTCTGTCTGCCATTTTGAGCTGAATGTGTGATTCTAGATGCAGTCACAGTACAGCAGAGCTTCAGCAGGTGGCAGCGTGAGAGGACTAGTCAGCAGAATGGGAGTGACCTAAACGTTACCACTCAGAACAACACTCTCATTGTCTGATCTGTCAACACAGAATATTTCTATATCCCATGATTGATCCAAAGCTGGTTTGAATGTGGTAAACATtttgtataatataatatttgcaGTGACGTATTTGCTAATAgaaataattcatatttaaaaatagccatccatccatccatcatctatacccgcttattcctaaccagggtcacagggatgtgctggagcctatcccaactctctttgtGTGAAAGACAGGGTTACACCCCGGACAggtcatattttaaaacaattaaaaccaATCATTTATCTGCGCTTTCCTTGTTCAATTTACACAGTAACAACTGAAATGTcccaaaatgagaaaaacaagtaGGTTTTAAAATTATGATGAATAGTATGAGTAACCTCATCCAGATGGTACTATAATCAACAGATAATGTAGGAGgtaactgtaaaacaaaaactctttgGCCTGTTATCCAAGCTGCAATAAACCTGTGAAACTGTCCTGACCTTATCATTGTGGACAAACTTAGTAGCAATTTGGTAACGACAGTAATAGAAATCACAGGTGAGACAATGCGTACCTTTTCCCAGAGGCCCAAGGCAAACCCTTGCAGCCAGCCAGAGAGGTGTCCAGGTCAAAATAGCCTGTTTGATTTTTCCTCTGAGGGacctgaagcacacacacaagacatgATTAATCCAGAGCAATGATTGCACTATCCCACGATACAGCCTGGACAAAGTTTTTGACTATGTGGGAATGTCAAGTTGAACAATTTAAGATCACAGAGAAGACGTTTAAATTTTCTACGTTTTAtctattacaaaaaaaaaagtctgaaagcGTGAAAATATTAATTAAGATTCATCAAAATATGAACATATCACTGTACTTTGTACAATGTGGGCTATGACATATATGTCATGCTAGTGTgaatacatttcagtttttacatatGTGTGAGAGTCATCAGTAAACAGAAAACTGTGATGATCAGGAATATGTGGTAATCTGATGATCGGCGCAACAACTGTGGCTGATGATGAGGACCAGGTGAGTCATGTGCTTTACTTgcctatgtgtgtttttgtgtgcacattAACTATATTGCATTAATCAGTAGCccagcagcaataaaaaaaaaaaaaacacctgccaGTCTGTTAATAACAAACATTCACAGGCCTGTTTCTTAAACTGGTGAATACACTGTGACTAATGGTTCAAATAGCAAGAAGTAAATGGTAGTGACTGGGGTGTCATGACAAATACAACTGCATGGACATAATCATGATGACTAATCATGGCTAAGTCAGtaagtgttttgtgtgtatgtgaaagtgcacaaaagcagaaagtgacaaaAGAGTTTCACTGTGAATGGGTCCAATCCAGTGTGTGCTTCTTACAGGGCTGGAGAGCAGAGGAAGGCCAGTGCAGGGGTGGAAAGCCTTCGTTGCTGTGGCATCTAATGAGTGTCGATTCTGTTTCTTCCAGGTGTTGCAGGGACGCAGAGGAGAGGGGCTTTGAGCGCGCtggaacacagacacagagagagatgaagacccagtctgcacacacactggaatGATCTGTATATATTAAACAGCTTCCCTATACACTACATGTCATTTGATGACCACCAATCCCACCTGTTACCAACAAACAACAGAGaagtgtatacatatatatatatatatatataactttaaAAACTGTGAATTGTTTACATTCACTATTTGTCAAATTAAAGGAACGATTTGACACTTTAGGAAATACACCTATAAATCTTCTTGCAGAGGATATGATGATGTTAGACTGATTTCATTTCTGTATGGtaactatgaagctacagcaGTGGCCGGTGGTttgcttagcttagcattaagGAAAGggaagtggaaaataaaatatatttaccaGCAGTTCTAAAACTAAATTACACATCCCGTATTGTGGTTTAATCTTTACAATAACCCATATTGTTAAAACTACTGTGCCAGACTGGGACAACTGTTGACTATTTAATTGGCTATCACACAAAAAGCATATGGACAACTGATGCTCATTAAAGTGAGATGTTCCTCACCAGTGCAGCAGAAGGAGGTGTCATGTTGGGACTGGTGGTGGAAGAGCATCCAGACTCCGAGGGTGTCTCATTCTCATCCTGGATGGCAGAGGCCTGGGTTTGCACACAGTTCTGAGTCTGGGACTGGGACTGGGGCTGAGGCTTGCTGTGGCTGTGGCTTATGTTACAGTTCATGGCTAGGCTGGCATCATTTAAGGTCCAGCTAAAACTCTGGGTATTCCTTAGGCTATTCTCATGGATGGGGGAAGAAGAAGGGATTTCATGGCTGGTGGGTGTCCTGACTCTGAGCTTTTCCTGTGGCTGTGTTCGTAAACGCTGACCAGCCTGGGTGTGGGACTGGCCTTTGAATGAGTGTTCTTCAAGTGTAAAATGAGCACCATTTTGGGCCCGGGGAGAATGGTATTCGGTCCCCAGATTGACTTGGGGTTTGTCTGTGCAAATAGGCGCATGTGTGTCAGCAGCACTGTGCGTGCTGCCTCTGTGAGGTTCGTGGCTGGGCATGTGGCCATTGGAGTAGCCGTTGGTGGCAGTGTGTGTTGCTTGTggaatgtgtgtggtgtgcatgtatgtgcggactgtgtgtgtgactgttgttgtgtgtgtttggtgcagAGGGCTGCCGCTTCTACTGTGCCTGGGGGACAGAGAGGGGACAGATAGTCTCTCTTGAATGAGTCTAGTGATGTCTTGTACTGCCTGGGCAATGAGGGAGctgtctctttccctctccctgtctctctctttttctctgtctctctccctctccccatTCGTCTCTTCCTGCTTCTCTCTTGTCTCAGTCATTTTCAGCTTCCTGCAGGCTGCAGGTTTAGGGGAGGAGCTCTCCCGCTTGCTGAAAGAAGTGTCAGTCATAGGTGTGTTGAAGGGACTGGGCCACACACGTCCCCCAGACTCATACGGTGGTATCTCAGGCTCTTTGGTCTTACTGGCAGTTATATCATCATGGTTACTGCCCCACATGGCTTTAGGAGGGTTGTCGGAAGTAAAGAGACCGGGAGGGAGTGGTGGTGCTGTGGGGTCGCAGAAGTTGAGCCGCTGTGCGATGCGGGCAAtgacttcctgtctctcctGCAGCAGGGAGCCAATCAGAGGGTTTGTTTCAGATGCAGCAGGCCTTGGGGAGGGGCAACGGGGGGGTTCACCCAATGAAAAATTCTTAAAAGCTCTGAGAGGCTCAGTTATGGGCCCCTTTGACTTCTCACTGTTGTTGGTGCTAGACCCATAGTCCTCTACTTGTGAAGGGTCAGGTGAACCATTAAGGGCTGAGTATAGCCACTTGCCTGCTTTACATGTTGGAAGTGGTGATGGAGAGTGGGAGCGGGAGGGAGTGGGGGAGTGGGAGGATCTGTGGAACAGTGGAGAGCCCTGACATTGGGGGATGTTGACCTGTGGAAGCTCTCCATTCTGATACATGTGGTTTTCACCAGGCTCCTGGCTCTTCTTGCTGTAGGGAGGTGGCACAACAGTGTGTGGAAGGCTGTTAATGGGGATGTTGTTGATGGGAAGATTAGGAATGGGTAATCCATTGAGGAGAAGACCAGACATGGAGTTGGATGTCTTGCTGTACATGTTAGAGTTATGAAGCAGGTTGTCTTTGCTGGGATCCTGGCTTGTTTTGAAAGTGGGGAGGCCACCATGGCTGTTGAGATTTGGGTTTAGGCTGGAGGTCTTGCTGTAAAGTGGAGGCAGGCCAGTATGGATGCTGCAGGCTAAGGTGGGATAGGTGGGTTGTCGGGGGAGGGACTGGACACGAACCTGCAGTGCAACACTTTGGGACACGTTAGGGACGGGGAAGATGTGCTCCGAAGGTGGCTGGGAAAACTGCCACACCAACTCTTCATCAGCAGCACTGATCCTGTTTGACAGAGATTAAATAAACAGGGCAATAAACAACTCCTCATATCTTATACTATCTAGGAACTGTCAGAGCCAGTCAATTCAGAGATTCAGTTCTGCGTTCTGTAATTCAAAACAGCACACTTACACAAGATTTACACCTATCTATAAATTTGAAAATAACCTAACTATAGATCAAGTGTCCCACAGCTTTAATAATCTGGTCCAACAGCCTGAGTGAAAAGCCTTCAGCCCACCAGTGTCAAAGTCTTGACTGAGTGTTATGTCTGACCTGTACAGGATGTTTCTGGGGACGATGCCATGGGAGGCACTGAGCCAGGCGCTGAGCTGGGAGAAGAAGACGTAGGAGCGGACAGCCAACAGAAGCGTCTTCTCCTCAATGAAACGATCACCActtctattaaaaacacaattaacagaagcagaaatgtGCCAGTGTGTCAGGTTAATGAGAGAAGAGTTCAgggatgtgtgtttttgtcagagATGGTGTCTCCTGTTTTTCCACAT
The Mastacembelus armatus chromosome 3, fMasArm1.2, whole genome shotgun sequence DNA segment above includes these coding regions:
- the atosa gene encoding atos homolog protein A, with amino-acid sequence MTLDNMKPERDAAEEFFEYDAEEFLVFLTLLITEGRTPEYSVKGRTEGLHCPPAQSAMPPLHKHECSDKLPQCRQARRTRSEVILLWRNNIPIMIEVMLLPDCCYGDECPPSDPISDPVIKQDALLLERWTLQPVPRQSGDRFIEEKTLLLAVRSYVFFSQLSAWLSASHGIVPRNILYRISAADEELVWQFSQPPSEHIFPVPNVSQSVALQVRVQSLPRQPTYPTLACSIHTGLPPLYSKTSSLNPNLNSHGGLPTFKTSQDPSKDNLLHNSNMYSKTSNSMSGLLLNGLPIPNLPINNIPINSLPHTVVPPPYSKKSQEPGENHMYQNGELPQVNIPQCQGSPLFHRSSHSPTPSRSHSPSPLPTCKAGKWLYSALNGSPDPSQVEDYGSSTNNSEKSKGPITEPLRAFKNFSLGEPPRCPSPRPAASETNPLIGSLLQERQEVIARIAQRLNFCDPTAPPLPPGLFTSDNPPKAMWGSNHDDITASKTKEPEIPPYESGGRVWPSPFNTPMTDTSFSKRESSSPKPAACRKLKMTETREKQEETNGERERDREKERDRERERDSSLIAQAVQDITRLIQERLSVPSLSPRHSRSGSPLHQTHTTTVTHTVRTYMHTTHIPQATHTATNGYSNGHMPSHEPHRGSTHSAADTHAPICTDKPQVNLGTEYHSPRAQNGAHFTLEEHSFKGQSHTQAGQRLRTQPQEKLRVRTPTSHEIPSSSPIHENSLRNTQSFSWTLNDASLAMNCNISHSHSKPQPQSQSQTQNCVQTQASAIQDENETPSESGCSSTTSPNMTPPSAALRAQSPSPLRPCNTWKKQNRHSLDATATKAFHPCTGLPLLSSPVPQRKNQTGYFDLDTSLAGCKGLPWASGKRVCPKREGYTDESQQLFSASAPPANLSLLGNFEECVLNYRLEPLGSVEGFTAEVGASGSFCPSHLTLPVDVSFYSVSDDNAPSPYMGVINLESLGKRGYRVPPSGTIQVTLFNPNKTVVKMFVVMYDLRAMPAGHQTFLRQRTFSVPVRRDSNNQTSRKPLTLGQGRTLRYLVHLRFQSSKSGKIYLHRDIRLLFSRKSMEVDSGAAYELQSFTDSPTDPPFSPRC